The following is a genomic window from Verrucosispora sp. WMMD573.
ATGGCCGAACTGCTGCCGCACGCCTTCGACGTGGCCGACATCGAGGCGGTCACCGGGGAGCGGCCGGTGCCGGTGGTGCCCGACCGGTTGGCCGCCTGGCGCGGCCGGGGCACCGTCTTCGTGCACCCCGACCTGTCGGACGGCCAGCAGGTCTGGACGGCCTACTGGGAGCGCTCGGCCGGTGACGACGCGGGTGCCGAGACCGGGGTGCTGGAGGAGGGGCCGAGCTGGGACGACCCGGCGGAGGCGATCGGCTGGGGGTTGGCGCGTACACCCCGGGTGGTGGTGGTCGACGCGTCCGGCACGATCTTCTGGGCCGGTGAGGGCGAGCCGCCTACGGAGATTCCGGTTCGCTGGGGTTGAGCTTGTCGTTTGGTTGCGCTTGAGGCCGGGGTCGACGGTGCGTCCGCGGTTGCGGTTGGGGCCGGGGGCCTGCCGTACCCGGCTCCGGGCGGTCAGGCTTGATCCCTCCGCCGGGTACGGCAGGCCCCGGCCCGTCGTGGTCAGCGGTCGTGCGACTGCCACGGCACGGTGGTCCCTCGGCGATGCGGTGCACATATCCGGTAATGCCGGACGACTAAGGAAAGATCTTCTGATGAGTGGGTTTGCGGCGGTTGATGTTATTCGGGCCAAGCGGGACGGGGGGGTGTTGTCGGACGGGCAGATCGACTGGGTGGTGGACGCGTACACCCGGGGGTTGGTCGCCGACGAGCAGATGTCGGCGCTGGCCATGGCGATCCTGTTGAACGGGATGACCGGCCCGGAGATCGCCCGCTGGACGGCCGCGATGATCGCCAGTGGGGAACGGCTCGACCTGTCCTCGGTGACCCGGCCGACCGTCGACAAGCACTCGACCGGTGGCGTCGGTGACAAGATCACGCTGCCGCTCACCCCGCTGGTCGCCGCGTGCGGGGCCGCGGTTCCGCAGCTGTCCGGGCGCGGTCTCGGCCACACCGGCGGCACGCTGGACAAGCTGGAGTCGATCCCGGGCTGGCGGGCCGCGCTGAGCAACGAGGAGTTCACCGCTCAACTACGTGACGTCGGCGCGGTGATCTGCGCGGCCGGCTCCGGGCTCGCCCCGGCCGACCGCAAGCTGTACGCGTTGCGTGACGTCACCGGCACCGTCGAGGCCATCCCGCTGATCGCCAGCTCCATCATGAGCAAGAAGATCGCCGAGGGAACCGGCGCGCTGGTGCTGGACGTGAAGGTGGGCTCCGGCGCGTTCATGAAGTCGGTCGACGACGCCCGGGAGCTGGCCCGGACCATGGTGGAGCTGGGCGGCGCCCACGGGGTGAAGACCGTAGCCCTGCTCACCGACATGTCCACCCCGCTCGGCCGGGCGATCGGCAACGGCATCGAGGTGACCGAGTCGGTGGAGGTGCTCGCCGGCGGCGGGCCGGCCGACGTGGTGGAGCTGACCCTGGCGCTGGCCCGGGAGATGCTCGACGCGGCCGGGCTGCCCGATGCCGACCCCGCCGCCGCTCTGCGCGACGGGCGGGCGATGGACGCCTGGCGGTCGATGATCCGGGCGCAGGGCGGGGACCCGGACGCTCCGATGCCCGAGGCACCCGAGGTCGAGGTGGTCCGCGCCGACACGGACGGTCACGTAGCGGCGGTCGACGCGTACGCCATGGGGGTGGCCGCGTGGCGGCTCGGTGCGGGTCGGGCGCGCAAGGAGGATCCGGTGAGCGTGCCGGCCGGCGTGCTGCTGCACAAGCGCCCCGGCGACCCGGTACGCGTCGGGGAACCCCTCTACGAGCTGCGCGCCGAACGGGCGGAGCTGATCCCGGCGGCGTTGGCGGAGGCCGCCCCGGCGGTGACCGTCGCCGCCCGGCCACCCGCCGCGGTGCCGCTGGTGATCGAACGCGTCGAGTGACGAAACCCTGGTCCCGGGCATGGTGTCGGAGCGTGAGGGCCGCTATTCTCGCAGGCCAGGGGGGACCGTCGGCGCCGAGACACCGTGATCAGACAGGGATGTTGCCGTGATCGTGCCTGCCCCCGACCCCCGCGAGGTGCGTGAGGCGAGCCTGGACGAGCTGTCCCGGTTGCGGCTGCCGTTGCCCCCGCCGCAGTTTCCGCTGGTCTGGGAGCCGGGCGACGACATCGAGCTGCGGCCGACGGCGGAGATCGAGGCGCGGATCGCGGTGCTGCACCTGATCCTGGCCCGGTGCTTCGGCATGCCGCCCCAGGCCGCGATGAGTTGGCTGCTCGCCTCGCACCTGGTGGAGATGGTCACCCCGCCGGAGTTCCAGTTCGTCACCGGGGCCAAGGGCGACCACCGCTCCTTCGTGCTGCACCATGACGCCCTGTTCTCGCTGGCCTGGGTGCTCGGCCTGACCAAGCAACTGGACCCCACCATGCCGGCCGACGACCGGCTGGTGGAGCGGCTGCCGCACATCGCCGAGGGGGAGACCTTCCGGCAGTGGCGGTCCCGGATCCTGGCCGCGCCGCAGCATCCGGCGGATGCGGCTGCCCTGCTCGACCTGCATTACTGCTTGGACTGGTCGTACCTGGAGGTGAGCCGCGCCGGCCGGAGCCTGCCGGGGCTGGTGGACGCCAACGCGATAGGTCAGCGGCGGTGGGCGCTGGAGTGGGCGGTGATCCTGCGCGGGCCGTACCACGACGCGCCCCCGGGCTGGGAAGAGGTCGACCTCTCCACCTAACGCGGGTCTCCGGGAGACGCGCCCTGAAGTCGGTACGTTCCCAGCCGCACCGCGACGGTCACCGGGACCGGCTCGCCGAGGGTACGGATCCGGGCGGCCAGCCCCGCCGGATCGGTGTGCCAGGCGCTCGGACCCATGCCGACCAGGGTGGCGATCTCCGGGCCGGAGAGCGTCAGCTCCTGCCGGTGCACGGTCGTCGACTCCTCGGTGAAGTGCCCGGCCAGGCTGGCGGCCACCCGGTCCGCCTTGGCCGGGTCGACCCGCAGCAGGCCGAGTGCGGAGACCAGCTCGGTGAGGTGGTCGGCGGCCGGGGTCACCACCAGCAGTCGCCCGCCCGGGGCGAGTACCCGGCGGAACTCGGCACCGTTCCGGGGCGCGAAGACGTTCAGCAGCAGCGCCGTCGAGGCGTCCGCCAGCGGGAGTCGCTGCCAGGTGTCGGCCAGCGCGGCGGTGATCCGAGGGTGGGCGCGGGCGGCCCGACGCAGCGCCGGCTTGGAGATGTCCAGCGCGAGGCCGACGGCCGCGGGCACGGCCGCCAGCACCGCGGCGAGGTGCCGGCCGGTGCCCGCGCCCGCCTCCACCACCAGCGGGTACGCGCCGGGGACAGCCGGGTCGGGGACGGCGGCGAGGGCGGTGTCGGTGGCCGCGGCGAGGGCGTCGGAAATGACGTCGTAGTGACCGGCGGCCAGGAAGTCCGTCCGCGCGGTGACCATCTCGGTGGTGTCACCGTTGTGCGGGGCGCGGCCGGTGAGCAGGTTGACGTAGCCCTGCCGGGCGATGTCGAAGCTGTGTCGGCGCGGGCACCGCAACGCCCGGGATCCACCGGTGACGACCTCGGCGAGCGGGTCCTGGCAGACGGGGCACCGCAGCCGCGCCACGACGTCGGAATGCATCACGGCTGCCTCACGCGTCGAGTCTAGGGCGGGCATCGGAGCCATCCTGGCCGACGGAGGGCCTCGACACACGCCCTGCGCGGGCACCCGGCCGGACGGGCGGACTAGGGTCGGAAGCATGGGCTGGGAGCGGGGCGAGGGGCGATGAGCACGGATATCGGGTACGAGGACATCGTCAGGGCGCCGAAGGCGTTGTTGCACGATCACCTGGACGGCGGCCTGCGCCCCGCGACGATCGTCGACCTGGCCACGGGAATCGGTCATGAACTGCCCACCACCGACCCGGCGGAACTGGGGCGCTGGTTCGTGGCGGCGGCCGACTCAGGCTCCCTGGAGCGCTACCTGGAGACCTTCGCGCACACCGTCGCCGTGATGCAGACCGCTCCCGCGCTGCGTCGGGTGGCCCGGGAGTGTGCCCTCGACCTGGCCGCCGACGGGGTGGTCTACGCCGAGGTCCGGTTCGCCCCGGAGCAGCACCTGGAGCAGGACCTGACCCTCGACGAGGTGGTCGAGGCGGTGCTGGCCGGCTTCGTGGAGGGCAGCACGCTCGCGGCCGAGGCCGGCACGCCGATCCGGGTGGGCACGCTGCTCACCGCGATGCGGCACGCGGCTCGTTCGCAGGAGATCGCCGAGTTGGCCGTACGGCACCGCGACCGTGGTGTGGTGGGCTTCGACATCGCCGGTGCGGAGGCGGGTTTTCCACCCACCCGGCACCTGGACGCCTTCGAATACCTCCAGCGGGAGAACTTCCACTTCACCATTCATGCCGGTGAGGCGTTCGGGCTGCCCTCCATCTGGCAGGCGATCCAGTGGTGCGGTGCCGACCGCCTCGGCCACGGAGTCCGCATCGTTGACGACATCACCCCCGGCCCGCAGGCCCAGCTCGGCCGGCTGGCCGCGTACGTGCGGGACAAGCGGATCCCGCTGGAGTTGTGCCCGTCGTCGAACGTGCAGACCGGTGCCGCCGCGTCCATCGCGGAGCATCCGATCGGGCTGCTGCGGGATCTGCGTTTCCGGGTGACCGTCAACACCGACAACCGGTTGATGAGCGGCACCTCGATGTCCCGGGAAATGGCGCTGCTGGTCGACGCGTTCGGCTACGGCTGGCGCGAGCTTCAGTGGTTCACGATCAATGCGATGAAGTCCGCCTTCATCCCCTTCGACGAGCGGCTACGGATCATCGACGAGGTGATCAAGCCGGCGTACGCGAAGCTGCTGGGCTGACCGACGTCCGGTCGGCGGTCAGCCGATCCGGGGCGGGTGACCGGCGGCGAGCAGACCGGCCACCCGGCGCAGCACGTCCCGGCCGCGGGCGGCCTCCGCACCGAGGCCGGTCTGCCGACGCAGCACGGCCGGCTCCGCGCGCAGTAGTGCCAGGCCGCGCAGCAGCAGCACCCGGGGGCCCTTGCGCTGCTCGGCGAGATCCCTGGCGAGCCGACGGAGGAAGGTCGCGCTGCGCGGCCGGCGCAGGGCGTACGCCCCGGCGAGAAGCCCGCGTCGCCGGCACTCCCCGACGATCTCGGCGGCGAAGATCCCTTCGGCTACGAAAAGTGGCGAAGTGGCCAGCTCGAAGCGCCGAGTGGCCACCCGTCGATCCTCATTGATGGCATACACCGGCACGTCGGCCCGGCCGTGTCGGACCAATTGGTCAATAACCTCCACCGCTGCCGCAGCGTCCCACGAATCGGGCGACTCCCAGTCGATCTGACCGTTCCGTCTCGGTAACGTTGGGTCATCACCGTCCTTGTAGAAATCGTCCAAACAGAGCACTGGCAGCCCGGTTTGTTGCGCTATATACGACTTTCCGGAGCCGGAAGGGCCGGCCAGGAGGACGACTCGGTGCGGGTTGCTCATTACTAGAAGTAACTCCGAACAGACGGACCGCGATCAAATTGCATCAACATCTCATCACACCTCCGGCTGCGGCCAACCTGGGCTTTCTCTTTCCGTGGCGGCGTGATGGAATCTCGGATGGTCCGACCCGCCGGGTCGGCTGCTGGGCGTTGTCCGGGGGCAACGCGGACGCTGCAATCACGAGGGCGGTGACGTGAGCAAACGGCCGAAGACGGCAGGTTCTCTCCTGTCGCGTCTACGCCGGCCGGCAGGTCGGCTCCGCGACATGCCGATCTGGTCCAAGCTCGGTCTCATCATGATCGTGCCGACCATCGCCACGGTCGTCGTGGGTACCAGCGGTCTGGTCGACCACCTGGACGCGCTCGACGACGCCAACCGGGCCGGCGACCTCGCCGAACTCATCAGTCACTCCGGTGGCCTGGTGGACGGACTGCAGGACGAGCGGACCGCGGCGGTCCTGCTGCTGGGCCAGGACCCGGAGAAGGCCACTGCCGCGCAGAAGGAGGCGGCGGCCACCCGCTACAACGAGGTCTCGTCGCGGGTGGACCAGGAGAAGGCTCCCTACTCGCAGCAGCGGTCCGACCTCAGTGACCTGCCCGTCAGCCTGAACGGGCTGCTCCAGCAGATCGATGAGGGCCTCGGTGACCTGCCCGGCGCCCGCAGCCAGGTGTTGAACGGCAAGTTCCGGATCACCGACGCGATCCAGTCCTACGACGAGCTGATCAACCAGCTGCTCACCGTTCGCGACTCGGCCAGCCAGCTCGCCGGTGACAACGACCTGAGCGACCGGATGCGGGCCGCGGCCGCGGTGGCCCGGGAGAAGGAGTGGCTCTCCGTCCGCCGGGTGGTCGTGCACCGGGCGCTGATCCTGGGCGGCATGAGCTCGACGCTGCGGACCGACTACATCTCCAGCGAGACCGGTCAGCAGCAGGCGCAGCAGAGTTTCGACGCGGTGGCCACCGAGGCGGAGGCCGAGTTCCACGCCCAGACCATCGGCGGCGGTGACCGCCGGCAGGCGACGATCTACATCAGCCAGGTCAACGCCGACAACTCGCAGAATCTCGCCGGCATCTCGTTCACCCCTCAGCAGTGGGACGAGGCGCTGGTCGCCAACGGCCAACTGATCCGCTCGGTCGAGTCGAAGTTCGACTCCGACGTGGTGGAGCAGGCCGGCGAGCTGCGCTCCGAGGTGCAGCGCACGGTGTTCCTGGAGACCGGCCTGCTGCTCACGATGCTGCTGCTGGCCATCTTCCTGGCGTTCCTGGTGGCCCGTTCGATGGCCCGCTCGCTGCGTGAGCTGCGTCAGGGTGCGCTCTCCATCGCCCAGTACGGGCTGCCCCAGGCCGTGGCCCGACTGCGTGACCCGCAGGTCACCGGGCAGCTCTCGCCGGTGCAGCTGGCCAACCAGATCGCCGAGCCGCTGCCGGTACGCAGCAAGGACGAGTTCGGTCAGGTGACCGAGGCGTTCAACGCGGTCCACCTGGAGGCGGTCCGCACCGCGGCCGAGCAGGCCGCGCTGCGGTCGTCGGTCGCGACGATGTTCGTCAACCTGGCCCGCCGGTCGCAGATCCTGGTCGACCGGCTGATCGGCCACCTCGACCGGCTGGAACGCGGCGAGGAGGACCCGGACCGGCTGGCGGAGCTGTTCCAGCTGGACCACCTCGCCACCCGAATGCGCCGCAACGACGAGAACCTGCTGGTTCTCGCCGGTGCCGACTCGACCCGCGTGCAGCGCGAGCCGGCCGCACTGATCGACGTGCTGCGGGCCGCCCAGTCCGAGGTCGAGCACTACACCCGGATCGAGTTCGGGGTGATCGACCGGGACATCGAGGTCGCCGCGCACGCGGTCAACGATCTCGTCCACCTCGTCGCCGAGCTGTTCGACAACGCGACCGCCTTCTCGCCGCCCGACTCCCAGGTGCTGGTGGAGGCCCGCCGGGTCGGCGACCGTGCCTCGTTGTACGTCGAGGACCGGGGCATCGGCATCAGCGGCGAGCAGCTGGCCGAGCTGAACGAGCGACTGGCCACGCCACCGCAGGTGGACGTCGCCGTCTCCCGGATGATGGGCCTGGTCGTGGTCGCCCGCCTGGCCTCCCGGCACGGCGTCAAGGTGGAGCTGCGCCCCGGTGGCGACCGGGGCACCGTCGCCGAGGTCACGCTGCCGCCCACCGTGCTGGTGCCTCGGGCGCTGTCCGGCCGTGGGCAGCAGCCTCCCGCACTGTCGGCCGCCGCCGGCCCGTCGTCCGGGCCGAACCCGGCGTTCGGTGCGCTGGCCGCGCTCGGCAACGGCGCGCACCCGCCGGCCCCGCCCGCCGCGCGCACCCCGGGCAGCTCGGGTAACCAGGTGACTCTCGGCGGTCGGCCCTTCGACCCGGCCAGCCGTAACGGCTCCGGGACGCCGACCACCGTGGGCAGCGGCGGCAACCTGCCCGCCTGGTCGGACCTGACCGGTGCCAGCGGCACCAGCAACGGCAACGGCAACGGCTTCGCGCCGCTCACCTCGAACGGTCACCCGATCGATCCGCTGCCGCAGCGCCGGTCCACCGACGAGCCGAGCGGTCAGCCACCGGCCATCCCGCGTCAGCTGCCGAGCAGCCCCGAGACCGGCCCGTACGCCCCACCGGCGGTGTCCGCTCCGCCGGTGCCCCCGGTGTCGTCGCCCCCGGTCTCCGGTACGCCGTACTCGGCCCCGCCGGTCTCGGCGGCCCCGGTCTCCGGTCACCCCGTGTCGGCCTCGCCCGTCTCCGGCTCACCCGTCTCGACGCCGCCCGGCGGCCCGCTGCCGCAGCGGCCCGTCTCGGCGGCGCCCGGTGCGGGTGCGCCCGCGGTCCCCCCGGCCTGGCCGCCGGTCGCCGGAGAACCGGCCGCCCCGCCCGTGCCCGAGCGGCTGGCCGCCGCCCTGGACATGACCACCGAACTGCCTCGGGTGCAGCGTCAGACCCCGGCAGCGCGACCCGCTTCCGCGCAGAGCCAGCCCACCGCTCCCACGCCACCGCAGGCCCAGAACCGGCAGCGGTACGCCGACGAGACGATGGAACTGCCGATCTTCCGGGAGCTGGAGTCGGCGTGGTTCCGTACCCGTCGGCCGGGCCCGGAGGAGTCGGCGGGCGCGCGCCAGTCCGCCACGGCCGCCGCGACGACCCAGCAGCTCTCCACGGTCGACGTCGTCAATCGGCCGGCCCAGCAGCAGACCCAGACCGGGACGACAGGTAACGCACCGATGGCACCAAAGACTCCGACGGGGGCGGGCGCGTCCGGCGGGCACGGCGCGGCAGCGACTGGCGGGCCCCGGCCCAACGCTGCCGACAACGCGCCCTCGCATCGCCCGACAACGCAGGAGAACATCTGGCGGACCGCGGCCGACGACGGTTGGCGGGCAGCCAGTGCCGCCAGCCAGGCGCCGGCGGCCGGCACCACCGAGACGGGGCTGCCGAAGCGTACGCCGATGGCACAGCTCGTGCCGGGGGCGGTGGAGAAGCCCACCACCTCGGTGCAGCGCCGTAACCCGGAATCGGTACGCGGTCTGCTCTCCGCCTACCACCGGGGTGTCCAACGGGGACGTAGTCACCCCTCGGACAGCAACCCGACCGGCCCGGACGGAACTCCGGG
Proteins encoded in this region:
- a CDS encoding DUF4272 domain-containing protein; protein product: MIVPAPDPREVREASLDELSRLRLPLPPPQFPLVWEPGDDIELRPTAEIEARIAVLHLILARCFGMPPQAAMSWLLASHLVEMVTPPEFQFVTGAKGDHRSFVLHHDALFSLAWVLGLTKQLDPTMPADDRLVERLPHIAEGETFRQWRSRILAAPQHPADAAALLDLHYCLDWSYLEVSRAGRSLPGLVDANAIGQRRWALEWAVILRGPYHDAPPGWEEVDLST
- a CDS encoding adenosine deaminase is translated as MSTDIGYEDIVRAPKALLHDHLDGGLRPATIVDLATGIGHELPTTDPAELGRWFVAAADSGSLERYLETFAHTVAVMQTAPALRRVARECALDLAADGVVYAEVRFAPEQHLEQDLTLDEVVEAVLAGFVEGSTLAAEAGTPIRVGTLLTAMRHAARSQEIAELAVRHRDRGVVGFDIAGAEAGFPPTRHLDAFEYLQRENFHFTIHAGEAFGLPSIWQAIQWCGADRLGHGVRIVDDITPGPQAQLGRLAAYVRDKRIPLELCPSSNVQTGAAASIAEHPIGLLRDLRFRVTVNTDNRLMSGTSMSREMALLVDAFGYGWRELQWFTINAMKSAFIPFDERLRIIDEVIKPAYAKLLG
- a CDS encoding thymidine phosphorylase — translated: MSGFAAVDVIRAKRDGGVLSDGQIDWVVDAYTRGLVADEQMSALAMAILLNGMTGPEIARWTAAMIASGERLDLSSVTRPTVDKHSTGGVGDKITLPLTPLVAACGAAVPQLSGRGLGHTGGTLDKLESIPGWRAALSNEEFTAQLRDVGAVICAAGSGLAPADRKLYALRDVTGTVEAIPLIASSIMSKKIAEGTGALVLDVKVGSGAFMKSVDDARELARTMVELGGAHGVKTVALLTDMSTPLGRAIGNGIEVTESVEVLAGGGPADVVELTLALAREMLDAAGLPDADPAAALRDGRAMDAWRSMIRAQGGDPDAPMPEAPEVEVVRADTDGHVAAVDAYAMGVAAWRLGAGRARKEDPVSVPAGVLLHKRPGDPVRVGEPLYELRAERAELIPAALAEAAPAVTVAARPPAAVPLVIERVE
- a CDS encoding nitrate- and nitrite sensing domain-containing protein; translated protein: MSKRPKTAGSLLSRLRRPAGRLRDMPIWSKLGLIMIVPTIATVVVGTSGLVDHLDALDDANRAGDLAELISHSGGLVDGLQDERTAAVLLLGQDPEKATAAQKEAAATRYNEVSSRVDQEKAPYSQQRSDLSDLPVSLNGLLQQIDEGLGDLPGARSQVLNGKFRITDAIQSYDELINQLLTVRDSASQLAGDNDLSDRMRAAAAVAREKEWLSVRRVVVHRALILGGMSSTLRTDYISSETGQQQAQQSFDAVATEAEAEFHAQTIGGGDRRQATIYISQVNADNSQNLAGISFTPQQWDEALVANGQLIRSVESKFDSDVVEQAGELRSEVQRTVFLETGLLLTMLLLAIFLAFLVARSMARSLRELRQGALSIAQYGLPQAVARLRDPQVTGQLSPVQLANQIAEPLPVRSKDEFGQVTEAFNAVHLEAVRTAAEQAALRSSVATMFVNLARRSQILVDRLIGHLDRLERGEEDPDRLAELFQLDHLATRMRRNDENLLVLAGADSTRVQREPAALIDVLRAAQSEVEHYTRIEFGVIDRDIEVAAHAVNDLVHLVAELFDNATAFSPPDSQVLVEARRVGDRASLYVEDRGIGISGEQLAELNERLATPPQVDVAVSRMMGLVVVARLASRHGVKVELRPGGDRGTVAEVTLPPTVLVPRALSGRGQQPPALSAAAGPSSGPNPAFGALAALGNGAHPPAPPAARTPGSSGNQVTLGGRPFDPASRNGSGTPTTVGSGGNLPAWSDLTGASGTSNGNGNGFAPLTSNGHPIDPLPQRRSTDEPSGQPPAIPRQLPSSPETGPYAPPAVSAPPVPPVSSPPVSGTPYSAPPVSAAPVSGHPVSASPVSGSPVSTPPGGPLPQRPVSAAPGAGAPAVPPAWPPVAGEPAAPPVPERLAAALDMTTELPRVQRQTPAARPASAQSQPTAPTPPQAQNRQRYADETMELPIFRELESAWFRTRRPGPEESAGARQSATAAATTQQLSTVDVVNRPAQQQTQTGTTGNAPMAPKTPTGAGASGGHGAAATGGPRPNAADNAPSHRPTTQENIWRTAADDGWRAASAASQAPAAGTTETGLPKRTPMAQLVPGAVEKPTTSVQRRNPESVRGLLSAYHRGVQRGRSHPSDSNPTGPDGTPGGQQSSQSGSGPVAGSGQKEQEG
- a CDS encoding putative RNA methyltransferase, with amino-acid sequence MHSDVVARLRCPVCQDPLAEVVTGGSRALRCPRRHSFDIARQGYVNLLTGRAPHNGDTTEMVTARTDFLAAGHYDVISDALAAATDTALAAVPDPAVPGAYPLVVEAGAGTGRHLAAVLAAVPAAVGLALDISKPALRRAARAHPRITAALADTWQRLPLADASTALLLNVFAPRNGAEFRRVLAPGGRLLVVTPAADHLTELVSALGLLRVDPAKADRVAASLAGHFTEESTTVHRQELTLSGPEIATLVGMGPSAWHTDPAGLAARIRTLGEPVPVTVAVRLGTYRLQGASPGDPR
- a CDS encoding cytidine deaminase; this translates as MSEIDWERLRAAATEVMRHAYVPYSKFPVGAAALVDDGRVVVGCNVENAAYGVTLCAECGVVSSLHATGGGRIVALSCVDATGEPLMPCGRCRQLLWEQGGPECLVEAKAGPLRMAELLPHAFDVADIEAVTGERPVPVVPDRLAAWRGRGTVFVHPDLSDGQQVWTAYWERSAGDDAGAETGVLEEGPSWDDPAEAIGWGLARTPRVVVVDASGTIFWAGEGEPPTEIPVRWG